One stretch of Sinomonas terrae DNA includes these proteins:
- a CDS encoding TerD family protein, whose amino-acid sequence MGTLAAGESVGLTGQDPGLTGVMVAMGWRVEPVSAAQPEPVPLAIVCGDDGRALTPEHLVFFNQLTTASPGVAFAAQDPNRATYGDAADAEQVDVDFSQVPPEVARIAFVTYIDPEVRGAGSFAQVGGLHLRVVRPDGSELVRFDASPASPEDAQAVLCGELYRYEDGWAFRALGRAYENGLAGVGAEFGLDV is encoded by the coding sequence ATGGGCACGCTGGCCGCTGGCGAGAGTGTGGGGCTCACCGGGCAGGACCCCGGGCTGACCGGAGTCATGGTCGCCATGGGCTGGAGGGTCGAACCGGTCTCCGCAGCCCAGCCGGAGCCCGTTCCGCTCGCGATCGTCTGCGGGGACGACGGCCGCGCGCTCACGCCCGAGCACCTCGTGTTCTTCAACCAGCTCACGACGGCGTCCCCCGGCGTGGCCTTCGCCGCCCAGGACCCCAACCGGGCGACTTACGGGGACGCCGCCGACGCCGAACAAGTGGACGTCGACTTCTCCCAGGTGCCGCCCGAGGTAGCCCGCATCGCGTTCGTGACCTATATCGATCCCGAAGTCCGCGGAGCCGGCTCCTTCGCTCAGGTCGGGGGGCTGCACCTGCGCGTCGTGCGTCCGGACGGCTCGGAGCTCGTCCGCTTCGATGCCTCGCCGGCAAGCCCCGAGGACGCCCAGGCCGTGCTGTGCGGCGAACTGTACCGCTATGAGGACGGATGGGCATTCCGTGCCCTCGGACGCGCGTACGAGAACGGCCTCGCGGGCGTCGGGGCCGAGTTCGGGCTGGATGTGTGA
- a CDS encoding MarR family winged helix-turn-helix transcriptional regulator, whose translation MATKGLSTGGDAPPTSAASAQVAAELRGVLGRLNRRLRQQADVGDLTRSQLNLISRIERDGPATVSDLARAEGVRPQSMGATVAALEEAGYLRRDPDPGDRRKTAISLSDSAREQIAASRLVRQDWLQRALNRELTREELEQVRQTIGLLARIVGNT comes from the coding sequence GTGGCCACGAAGGGCTTGTCAACCGGCGGAGACGCCCCGCCCACGAGCGCAGCCTCCGCCCAGGTGGCGGCCGAACTGCGCGGTGTGCTGGGCCGACTGAACCGGCGGCTGCGGCAGCAGGCCGACGTCGGCGACCTCACGCGCTCCCAGCTCAACCTCATCTCCCGCATAGAGCGCGACGGGCCGGCAACCGTGAGCGACCTCGCCCGGGCCGAAGGCGTACGCCCCCAGTCGATGGGCGCGACTGTGGCCGCGCTTGAGGAGGCGGGCTACCTCCGCCGGGACCCCGATCCCGGCGACCGCCGCAAGACGGCGATCTCGCTCAGCGACTCCGCCCGCGAGCAGATCGCCGCGAGCCGCCTCGTCCGCCAGGACTGGCTCCAGCGGGCCTTGAACCGCGAGCTCACGCGCGAGGAACTCGAGCAGGTCCGTCAAACCATCGGGCTGCTCGCGCGAATTGTAGGCAACACCTGA
- a CDS encoding isochorismatase family protein: MTISALDPKTALVVIDLQNGIVNRPQPPADGASAPSIAEVVSNSKALADAFRANGLPVVLVNVAGAPAGRNETPRRMPADVRADYFNLIDGLNTSEDDILVTKRSIGAFATTDLDDRLRESGVTQLVFTGIATSIGVESTARYAYDLGYNVAFARDAMTDLTAAAHENSVSTVFPRIGESGTTEEILGLLADRA, from the coding sequence GTGACCATCTCCGCCCTCGACCCGAAGACTGCCCTCGTCGTCATCGACCTTCAGAATGGGATTGTGAATCGCCCGCAGCCTCCGGCCGACGGCGCGAGCGCCCCCTCGATTGCCGAGGTCGTCTCGAACTCCAAGGCCCTCGCCGACGCATTCCGCGCGAACGGCCTGCCGGTCGTCCTGGTGAATGTCGCGGGCGCGCCCGCCGGCCGCAACGAGACGCCGCGCCGTATGCCGGCCGATGTCCGGGCCGACTACTTCAACCTCATCGACGGCCTCAACACCTCTGAGGACGACATCCTCGTGACCAAGCGCAGCATCGGCGCGTTCGCCACGACCGATCTCGACGATCGCCTTCGTGAGAGTGGAGTGACGCAGCTCGTGTTCACGGGCATCGCCACGAGCATCGGCGTCGAGTCGACGGCGCGCTACGCCTACGACCTCGGGTACAACGTCGCGTTCGCCCGGGACGCGATGACGGACCTGACGGCGGCTGCTCACGAGAATTCCGTCAGCACCGTCTTCCCGCGGATCGGCGAGTCCGGAACGACCGAGGAGATCCTCGGCCTCCTCGCCGACCGGGCGTGA
- a CDS encoding MFS transporter: MTEQERAPAGTVAQEGKAFGIRYLGPLLLGSTLNPINSSMIATGLIGIGSEFHLGPGQTASLISVLYLFSSVMQPTMGKLATLLGPRRVFVSGIVILLVAGLVGALAPSFAFLLVSRALIGIGTSAAYPTAMALVRARADARGVGVPSRVLGAFSIAAQVTIVVGLPLGGILVSTLGWRALFSVNVPLALVTLAATLAGVERDAKRSQTSWRALLHALDLPGIALFGGAVVALLIFLSGMAEPQWWLAAVALVLAAGFIWRERHASSPLIDVRALASNGPLQRTYSRQLLVGLGIYACMYGMSQWMEEGRGLDAAAVGVIMIPLSLVSIVVARLVSLRGWVRTPLILAGAAFAGTALMMGTANVGTSVVLLVVMTSLLGLTNGFAGFANQTALYVQAPGEGIAVAAGLYRTFNYMGAIFSSSLIGLVFGPRATDPGFHSLAWVLVGIGVAVLIMTILDRRIPRIAK; the protein is encoded by the coding sequence GTGACCGAGCAGGAGCGCGCACCCGCCGGAACCGTGGCGCAGGAGGGCAAGGCCTTCGGCATCCGCTACCTCGGGCCGCTCCTGCTCGGCTCCACGCTGAATCCGATCAACAGCTCGATGATCGCCACGGGCCTCATCGGGATCGGCAGCGAGTTCCATCTCGGACCGGGCCAGACGGCGTCGCTCATCTCGGTGCTGTACCTGTTCAGCTCCGTCATGCAGCCGACGATGGGCAAGCTCGCGACGCTGCTCGGGCCCCGCCGTGTGTTCGTCTCGGGGATTGTGATCCTGCTCGTCGCGGGCCTCGTGGGTGCGCTCGCGCCGTCGTTCGCGTTCCTACTCGTCTCGCGTGCGCTCATCGGCATCGGCACCTCGGCCGCGTATCCCACGGCGATGGCGCTCGTCAGGGCCCGCGCGGACGCGCGCGGCGTCGGCGTCCCGAGCCGGGTGCTCGGGGCCTTTTCGATCGCTGCCCAGGTGACGATCGTCGTCGGCCTCCCACTGGGCGGCATCCTCGTCAGCACGCTCGGCTGGCGGGCGCTCTTCAGCGTCAATGTGCCGCTCGCGCTCGTGACGCTAGCGGCGACCCTCGCCGGCGTCGAACGCGACGCCAAGCGGTCCCAGACGTCGTGGAGAGCGCTCCTCCATGCGCTCGACCTGCCGGGCATCGCGCTGTTCGGGGGCGCCGTCGTCGCCCTCCTCATATTCCTCTCGGGCATGGCGGAGCCGCAGTGGTGGCTTGCCGCCGTCGCCCTCGTTCTCGCCGCTGGGTTCATCTGGCGCGAGCGCCACGCCTCGAGTCCGCTCATCGACGTCCGCGCGCTCGCGAGCAACGGGCCGCTCCAGCGGACCTACTCGCGGCAGCTCCTCGTGGGTCTCGGGATCTATGCGTGCATGTACGGGATGAGCCAGTGGATGGAGGAGGGGCGGGGCCTGGATGCCGCGGCGGTCGGGGTCATCATGATCCCGCTTTCGCTCGTGAGCATCGTGGTCGCGCGGCTGGTGTCGCTGCGCGGCTGGGTGCGCACGCCGCTCATCCTTGCCGGTGCCGCCTTTGCGGGGACTGCCCTCATGATGGGGACGGCGAATGTCGGGACCTCCGTGGTGCTGCTCGTCGTCATGACGAGCCTCCTCGGCCTCACGAACGGCTTCGCGGGGTTCGCGAACCAGACTGCGCTCTACGTGCAGGCGCCCGGGGAGGGCATCGCCGTCGCCGCCGGGCTCTACCGGACGTTCAACTACATGGGGGCGATCTTCTCGTCGAGCCTCATCGGTCTCGTGTTCGGGCCCCGCGCGACGGACCCGGGGTTCCACTCGCTCGCGTGGGTCCTGGTGGGGATCGGTGTGGCAGTGCTCATCATGACGATCCTGGACCGGAGGATCCCGCGGATCGCGAAATGA
- a CDS encoding toxic anion resistance protein: protein MSTPLTPPDPSEDALVLQASDAAPVVREEDAPGMVPVAPDRQAQIAEQAKAWVAEVAAMDSRSPEFARKVEGINKVAGREMIASSDASGRLLDRASTSVRGAKKSGDSAQTYVATTLGDLRSTVESLTPNRADLGTGRKILGFVPGSKKVAKYFQRYESAQTQLDKIIKALMSGQDELLRDNAALAQEKQNLWEVMQQLSEYAVFAEQLDRATVTKIGDVRAQGQTEHAQQLEADVLFPVRQRRQDILTQLAVSVQGYLAIDVIRKNNNELIKGVDRARATTVSALRTAVITAQALSNQKLVLDQIDAINTTTNAMILRTSEMLKEQTGRIHQQATSSGVSVETLERAFSNLYQTMDAIDTFRSQAAKSMESTVEALEQGLEKARPHIERVRRQEGNAS, encoded by the coding sequence ATGAGCACCCCTCTGACCCCTCCAGACCCCAGCGAAGACGCCCTCGTGCTGCAGGCCTCCGACGCGGCCCCCGTGGTCCGCGAAGAAGACGCGCCCGGGATGGTGCCTGTCGCACCCGACCGGCAGGCCCAGATCGCCGAGCAGGCCAAGGCGTGGGTGGCCGAGGTAGCGGCGATGGACTCTCGCAGCCCGGAGTTCGCGCGGAAGGTCGAGGGAATCAACAAGGTCGCGGGCCGCGAGATGATCGCGTCCTCGGACGCGTCCGGCCGCCTCCTCGACCGCGCGTCGACGTCCGTGCGCGGCGCGAAGAAATCCGGCGACAGCGCCCAGACCTACGTCGCAACCACGCTGGGGGATCTCCGCAGCACGGTCGAGAGCCTGACCCCCAACCGTGCGGACCTCGGCACGGGGCGCAAGATCCTCGGCTTCGTGCCGGGCAGCAAGAAGGTCGCGAAGTACTTCCAGCGCTACGAGTCGGCGCAGACGCAGCTCGACAAGATCATCAAGGCCCTCATGTCAGGCCAGGACGAGCTCCTCCGCGACAACGCCGCGCTCGCGCAGGAGAAGCAGAACCTGTGGGAGGTCATGCAGCAGCTCTCCGAGTACGCGGTGTTCGCGGAGCAGCTCGACCGGGCGACTGTCACGAAGATCGGCGATGTCCGTGCCCAGGGCCAGACCGAGCACGCGCAGCAGCTCGAGGCAGACGTCCTCTTCCCGGTGCGCCAGCGCCGTCAGGACATCCTCACGCAGCTCGCGGTCTCCGTGCAGGGCTACCTCGCGATCGACGTCATCAGGAAGAACAACAACGAGCTCATCAAGGGCGTGGACCGCGCCCGCGCCACCACAGTCTCGGCCCTGCGCACCGCGGTCATCACGGCCCAGGCGCTCTCGAACCAGAAGCTCGTCCTCGACCAGATCGATGCGATCAACACGACCACGAACGCGATGATCCTGCGCACGTCGGAGATGCTCAAGGAGCAGACCGGCCGCATCCACCAGCAGGCCACCAGCTCGGGCGTCTCAGTCGAGACCCTCGAGCGCGCGTTCTCGAACCTCTACCAGACGATGGACGCGATCGACACGTTCCGTTCCCAGGCCGCGAAGAGCATGGAAAGCACCGTCGAAGCCCTCGAGCAGGGGCTTGAGAAGGCCCGCCCGCACATCGAGCGCGTACGCCGCCAGGAGGGCAACGCCAGCTAG
- a CDS encoding DUF3375 family protein: MLGRLAELEVLTKGPAWALTRSAPWVIAALQTAFTRNRPHVELEAFHDEIDEFLAELRTRDASIGAPSTAGTLTGRLVADDWTRRRFLARRAQSGRIVYELTEPAARVLAFLDSLSSDRSTLTGSRLGTLLADVEKLAQETNPDTSARVETLEAEIGERREMIRGLETGEIEAALETDDAVEAAENILDLAAGLPADFKRMRDRIEESVGQLRNQIIEESLSKGATMAQVLEADRRLRESSEGRTFRSFTAFLENPEQQLRFRSAIAEVLSRDFADRLGAEERQTLRHLVAELRDQHSEIQGIYGKLSESLNTYVQSDDYRQSVRLRDAIRRAEQAVRRLPYQREQTGFAPAPELFGAEFDSLSMVKLFDPDEYVAPPRLAEPIAFAEEDRVRSARTGKAKAAALRQAFDVALAAGGGRATAASVWRELPPEEQHINSIRALLGELLHRGAAFAGEPGEGSVGEWEALDFEQVDGSTRRAYVPAVEVEAREGHGADVQERGTA; encoded by the coding sequence ATGCTCGGGCGGCTCGCGGAACTCGAGGTCCTCACCAAGGGCCCCGCGTGGGCGCTCACCCGCTCGGCGCCATGGGTCATCGCAGCGCTCCAGACCGCGTTCACGCGCAACCGGCCCCACGTCGAGCTTGAGGCCTTCCACGACGAGATCGATGAGTTCCTCGCGGAACTCCGTACCCGGGACGCCTCGATCGGGGCGCCCAGCACCGCGGGGACTCTCACGGGCCGTCTCGTCGCCGACGATTGGACGCGCCGCCGTTTCCTCGCCCGCCGCGCCCAGAGCGGCCGCATCGTCTACGAGCTCACTGAACCTGCTGCCCGCGTCCTTGCCTTCCTGGATTCGCTCTCCTCCGACCGCTCCACCCTCACCGGCTCGCGCCTCGGCACGCTCCTTGCGGATGTCGAGAAGCTCGCCCAGGAGACCAATCCCGATACGAGCGCGCGCGTGGAGACCCTCGAGGCCGAGATCGGGGAGCGGCGCGAAATGATCCGCGGCCTCGAGACCGGCGAGATCGAGGCTGCCCTCGAGACGGACGACGCCGTCGAGGCCGCAGAGAACATCCTCGACCTCGCGGCTGGGCTCCCGGCGGACTTCAAGCGCATGCGCGACCGGATCGAGGAATCCGTCGGCCAGCTGCGCAACCAGATCATCGAGGAGTCCCTCAGCAAGGGCGCCACGATGGCGCAGGTGCTCGAGGCCGACCGGCGGCTGCGCGAGTCGAGCGAGGGTCGCACCTTCCGCTCGTTCACCGCGTTCCTCGAGAACCCCGAGCAGCAGCTCCGCTTCCGATCCGCCATCGCAGAAGTGCTCTCCCGCGACTTCGCGGACCGCCTCGGAGCCGAGGAGCGCCAGACCCTCCGGCACCTCGTCGCCGAGCTCCGCGACCAGCACTCCGAGATCCAGGGCATCTACGGAAAGCTCTCGGAGAGCCTCAACACTTACGTGCAGAGCGATGACTACCGCCAGTCCGTGCGGCTCCGCGACGCGATCCGCCGCGCTGAGCAAGCCGTGCGTCGCTTGCCGTACCAACGCGAGCAGACCGGGTTCGCTCCCGCGCCCGAGCTGTTCGGGGCCGAGTTCGATTCGCTCTCCATGGTGAAGCTCTTCGACCCCGACGAGTACGTCGCCCCTCCGCGATTGGCGGAGCCGATCGCGTTCGCCGAGGAGGATCGCGTCCGCTCCGCCCGGACCGGCAAGGCGAAGGCCGCGGCGCTGCGGCAGGCGTTCGACGTCGCGCTCGCTGCGGGAGGCGGGCGGGCTACGGCGGCGAGTGTGTGGCGCGAGCTCCCGCCCGAGGAGCAGCACATCAACTCGATCCGCGCCCTGCTCGGCGAGCTTCTGCACCGGGGGGCGGCGTTCGCGGGAGAGCCGGGCGAGGGCTCGGTTGGCGAGTGGGAGGCCCTCGACTTCGAGCAGGTGGACGGTTCGACCCGGCGGGCCTACGTGCCGGCCGTGGAGGTTGAAGCGCGGGAGGGCCACGGGGCCGATGTTCAAGAGAGGGGAACGGCATGA
- a CDS encoding DUF4194 domain-containing protein, translating into MSEDVEAEAEVAPELERGFEAGTREPEAALGRLANAAALYDGDTGVLPLRVRQVLVRLLKGPYLDGGRDERLWTTLLDSQDVLRSRLSELFLGLHVDHARKIAVVRPVDPELLGAASRSTILRQQRALSRVETILLLRLRLLLDRHTTAQTEPTVTLEELSDVVAHYQPSDQRDALRDADTVSRAVQKLQARRLLLPTPLEDVYLISNALPLALPFENIGDVARHLEALAEAPDGADDDGANPTLDLDGGASGQEGEADEEGIE; encoded by the coding sequence ATGAGCGAGGACGTTGAGGCGGAGGCCGAGGTCGCGCCGGAGCTCGAGCGCGGGTTCGAGGCGGGCACGCGCGAGCCCGAGGCCGCTCTTGGCCGGCTCGCGAATGCGGCGGCGCTGTACGACGGCGACACAGGCGTGCTTCCGCTGCGCGTGCGGCAGGTCCTCGTTCGCCTCCTCAAGGGGCCCTACCTCGACGGCGGCCGCGACGAGCGTCTCTGGACCACCCTGCTCGACAGCCAGGACGTGCTCCGCTCCCGCCTGTCGGAGCTGTTCCTCGGCCTGCACGTCGACCACGCGCGGAAGATCGCCGTCGTCCGTCCTGTCGATCCCGAGCTGCTCGGGGCGGCCTCCCGCTCGACGATCCTCCGCCAGCAGCGCGCCCTGAGCCGGGTCGAGACCATCCTGCTCCTGCGCCTCCGGCTGCTCCTCGACCGCCACACGACGGCGCAGACCGAGCCGACGGTCACGCTCGAGGAGCTCTCCGACGTCGTCGCCCATTACCAGCCGTCCGACCAGCGCGACGCCCTCCGCGACGCCGATACTGTCTCGCGCGCCGTCCAGAAGCTGCAGGCCCGCCGGCTCCTCCTGCCCACGCCGCTCGAGGACGTCTACCTCATCTCCAACGCGCTCCCGCTCGCGCTGCCGTTCGAGAACATCGGGGACGTCGCCCGGCACCTCGAGGCGCTGGCCGAGGCCCCGGACGGGGCGGACGACGACGGAGCCAACCCGACGCTCGACCTCGACGGCGGGGCATCGGGTCAGGAAGGCGAGGCCGACGAGGAGGGGATCGAATGA